The Zootoca vivipara chromosome 16, rZooViv1.1, whole genome shotgun sequence genome has a segment encoding these proteins:
- the PPP1R3F gene encoding protein phosphatase 1 regulatory subunit 3F, with protein MAGAGAASSPAPPPPLPAMSLAREAAAEEDEEEEEDEEEEDPPSRTLVPRSSPVPRPQHPTAGGGSSSSGDEDEELQLQQQQQQQGLQEHRQPPCLPGPLCPQPPGLAGPLSQHAQGQQPPQHVTTTAAMEEPSQNAAGRHVLFADALGLPLAHWRRYQPWPPPSPESPPEVVPPLASSQPPSSPSPYFLPSFVLQPAGQGEEEKLGRLRQAKVELEELLPPEPGEPRLLRGIVRVLNVSYHKAVHVRASRDRWQSHRDYPALYIPGGSPDGGLTDRFAFRLEFGDKDDEEEEEGGARLDFVVRYQTEEGVYWANNDGRNYSVILKGAAPSQGVPKRSGKEGESRRLKSCMRPIKIRSSENELRIEDIAQTICPEEKKTDRGLASESLNLPVLQPPLSMTQIPELTITTNSPEKKEPSRDNIADFTDSPQALAFKVHPSSHEELKVPWGLVLGTETLPLGQWDVPEFSKCDLTTEGSFMEECMDEQLRRYQELPYRLEEDAIDRELEQLYLSHLSRLRAEELGGREKWAEEGAGNPSSPAPSLIALRQSVLTDRDLIVNWTGPERALNSSLAEEIMLHYAKQRGDDSRDSEEEGCTPGYATMASSELIGPGRDSPPVLLEGCFLNHLEEGSVQRGLSRDSDSPVSLRVVSPNTSRPATQEAMVMPLVVPARTLVPLPQRPTDLLSSPLGAHGQKKSQGLLIGQGSLWLGEGLNVHKPPEANPGSHSELEKILTRSLRFLSLFVFLPVVFSSCMPLVAIMLYLLLDWFS; from the exons ATGGCCGGCGCGGGGGCCGCCTCCTCCCCCGCGCCGCCGCCCCCGCTGCCCGCCATGTCCCTGGctcgggaggcggcggcggaggaggacgaggaggaggaggaggacgaggaggaggaagaccccCCATCTCGGACCCTGGTGCCCCGCTCCTCCCCGGTGCCCAGGCCCCAGCACCCCACCGCCGGCGGGGGGAGCAGCTCCTCAGGCGACGAGGACGaggagctgcagctgcagcagcagcagcagcagcaagggctgCAAGAGCACCGCCAGCCCCCTTGCTTGCCAGGGCCTCTCTGCCCACAACCTCCGGGCCTTGCTGGTCCACTCTCCCAGCATGCCCAAGGGCAGCAGCCCCCACAGCATGTCACCACCACCGCTGCCATGGAGGAGCCCTCCCAGAATGCTGCAGGCCGGCACGTGCTGTTCGCTGATGCCCTGGGCCTGCCTTTGGCACACTGGCGGCGCTATCAGCCTTGGCCACCACCATCACCTGAATCTCCCCCTGAGGTGGTGCCACCCTTGGCCTCTTCTCAGccaccctcttctccttccccctACTTTCTGCCATCTTTTGTGTTGCAACCTGCGGGgcaaggtgaggaggagaagcttGGGCGCCTGCGCCAGGCCAAGGTGGAGCTGGAAGAGTTGCTGCCCCCAGAGCCAGGGGAGCCTCGGCTGTTGCGTGGCATCGTGCGTGTGCTCAACGTTTCTTATCACAAGGCTGTGCATGTGCGGGCCAGCCGAGACCGGTGGCAGAGTCACCGGGACTACCCTGCCCTCTATATTCCAGGGGGTTCACCAGATGGGGGCCTGACTGACCGCTTTGCTTTCCGCCTGGAATTTGGCGATAAGGATgacgaagaggaagaggaaggaggggcCCGGCTTGACTTTGTGGTGCGGTACCAGACCGAGGAGGGCGTCTACTGGGCTAACAATGACGGCAGGAACTACAGTGTGATACTGAAGGGGGCTGCACCTTCCCAGGGTGTGCCAAAGAGGTCTGGCAAAGAGGGCGAATCACGAAGACTCAAGAGCTGTATGAGGCCAATCAAAATCAG GTCAAGTGAAAACGAGCTGCGAATAGAGGACATAGCTCAGACAATCTGCCCTGAAG AAAAGAAAACTGATAGAGGCTTGGCCAGTGAATCCCTAAACCTTCCTGTTCTGCAGCCCCCACTCTCAATGACACAG ATTCCAGAACTCACAATCACCACCAACTCCCCAGAAAAGAAGGAACCTTCTAGAGACAATATTGCAGATTTCACCGATTCCCCACAGGCACTTGCTTTCAAGGTCCATCCGTCATCTCATGAGGAGCTGAAAGTGCCCTGGGGCTTGGTACTGGGAACCGAAACCCTTCCCTTAGGGCAGTGGGATGTGCCTGAGTTCAGCAAGTGTGACCTCACTACGGAGGGCTCTTTCATGGAGGAATGCATGGATGAGCAATTGAGAAGGTACCAAGAGTTGCCCTACCGCTTGGAGGAAGATGCCATAGACCGGGAGCTGGAGCAGCTTTACCTGTCCCACTTGAGCCGGCTTCGAGCAGAGGAGCTTGGAGGAAGAGAGAAGTGGGCTGAGGAAGGTGCAGGCAATCCTAGCAGCCCTGCACCATCTCTCATTGCCTTGCGGCAGAGTGTCTTGACTGACCGTGACCTGATAGTCAACTGGACAGGCCCCGAGAGAGCACTGAACAGCTCCCTGGCAGAGGAGATTATGCTGCACTATGCCAAGCAGCGTGGCGATGACTCCAGGGACAGTGAGGAAGAAGGATGCACGCCAGGGTATGCAACAATGGCATCATCTGAGTTGATAGGACCAGGTCGAGATAGTCCACCTGTCCTACTAGAAGGCTGCTTTCTAAACCACCTGGAAGAAGGAAGTGTCCAACGTGGCTTATCTAGGGACTCTGACTCTCCTGTCAGCTTGAGAGTGGTGTCACCCAACACTTCACGACCTGCCACTCAGGAGGCCATGGTGATGCCTCTGGTAGTCCCAGCCCGGACACTAGTGCCCCTTCCACAGCGGCCCACAGATCTGCTGTCCAGCCCTCTTGGTGCCCATGGACAGAAAAAGAGTCAGGGCCTCTTGATAGGGCAAGGCAGCCTTTGGTTGGGTGAGGGGCTTAATGTCCACAAGCCTCCTGAAGCCAATCCTGGTTCTCATAGTGAACTTGAAAAGATCTTGACACGCTCCCTGCGGTTTCTCAGCCTCTTTGTCTTCCTGCCTGTGGTCTTCAGCAGCTGCATGCCCCTCGTAGCCATTATGCTTTACCTCCTCCTGGACTGGTTCTCATAG